The following coding sequences are from one Desulfosporosinus orientis DSM 765 window:
- a CDS encoding ABC transporter ATP-binding protein, producing MSQSLIQLKGIVKKFPGVLANDHVDLDINPGEIHAILGENGSGKSTLMSVLAGLYKPDGGRILMDGVEQKFRSPRDAIACGIGMVHQHFKLVEPFTVAENITLGEKGNTFFLANKELKARINELGKKYGLDINLNAKVWQLSVGEKQRVEIVRMLYRGSKVLILDEPTAVLTPQEAGELFENLRRMAAAGCAVVLITHKLNEVEAVADRVTVLRQGKLAGVLERGQINAKEMVRLMVGRAVASKYDRDNSPVGEVVLELDKVNAFNDMGLPCLREMTLCVREGEIFGLAGVSGNGQREMAEVIAGLRRVESGQVRLNSRNISNLSPRTIIDLGVAYVPEDRLGMGLVPDLNALENLILKNYYQPEFSGRWLLKSQAVLSNAENLVKQYQVKISSLRQPVKVLSGGNLQKLLLAREISSSPKLMVVIYPARGLDIGATEAVHKLLLELKIHKTAILLISEDLDEIFKLADRVGVVFDGRLTGDFPVEEADLEEVGFLMTGSSSDRERMNANEPAQN from the coding sequence ATGAGCCAATCCCTAATCCAGTTAAAGGGAATTGTGAAAAAATTCCCCGGCGTGCTGGCTAATGATCATGTGGACCTTGACATAAATCCTGGTGAAATCCATGCAATCTTAGGGGAGAATGGATCGGGAAAAAGCACTTTAATGTCTGTACTGGCTGGTCTCTATAAGCCGGATGGCGGCCGGATTCTGATGGACGGAGTCGAGCAAAAATTCCGTTCCCCCAGAGATGCTATTGCTTGCGGTATAGGAATGGTTCATCAGCATTTTAAATTAGTTGAACCCTTTACAGTTGCTGAAAATATTACTTTAGGGGAAAAAGGTAACACATTTTTTCTTGCTAATAAAGAACTTAAAGCAAGAATTAATGAACTTGGCAAAAAATATGGTCTTGACATTAACTTAAATGCTAAAGTATGGCAGCTTTCTGTGGGAGAAAAGCAGAGAGTTGAGATTGTACGCATGCTTTATCGCGGCTCCAAGGTATTGATATTGGACGAACCCACTGCTGTATTGACTCCGCAGGAAGCAGGGGAGTTGTTCGAAAATCTGCGTCGAATGGCAGCTGCAGGATGTGCGGTAGTTCTTATCACTCATAAGTTAAATGAGGTTGAGGCGGTTGCAGATCGAGTTACCGTGTTACGACAGGGAAAGTTAGCTGGGGTACTGGAACGTGGCCAGATTAATGCCAAAGAAATGGTCCGCTTAATGGTTGGCAGAGCGGTGGCTTCGAAGTATGATCGAGACAATTCTCCTGTAGGGGAGGTCGTACTGGAACTAGATAAGGTAAATGCCTTTAATGACATGGGTCTTCCCTGCCTGCGTGAAATGACTCTATGTGTGCGGGAAGGAGAAATCTTTGGCTTGGCAGGTGTGTCTGGCAACGGACAACGGGAAATGGCGGAAGTTATTGCCGGTTTACGCCGAGTTGAGAGTGGGCAGGTTCGTTTAAACAGCAGGAATATAAGCAATCTCTCCCCCCGAACCATCATTGACCTAGGGGTTGCTTATGTGCCTGAAGACCGATTAGGTATGGGGCTGGTACCAGACCTGAATGCTTTAGAAAACCTTATCTTAAAAAACTACTATCAGCCTGAGTTCTCGGGACGTTGGCTCTTGAAATCCCAGGCGGTGCTAAGTAATGCTGAGAATTTGGTTAAACAATACCAAGTTAAGATATCGAGCTTACGGCAGCCTGTTAAAGTGCTGTCTGGAGGCAATCTGCAAAAACTGTTATTAGCTCGTGAAATTTCTAGCTCCCCTAAATTAATGGTGGTTATTTATCCGGCCCGAGGCTTAGATATCGGAGCGACTGAGGCTGTTCATAAATTACTTTTGGAATTGAAGATTCATAAAACTGCAATCTTGCTGATTTCAGAAGACCTTGATGAAATATTTAAATTAGCTGACCGTGTAGGGGTTGTCTTTGACGGCCGTCTAACTGGGGACTTTCCTGTGGAAGAAGCTGACTTAGAAGAAGTGGGATTCCTAATGACAGGTTCCAGTTCGGACAGAGAAAGGATGAACGCCAATGAACCGGCTCAGAATTAA
- a CDS encoding BMP family ABC transporter substrate-binding protein, with translation MNLKRKSAAFITLLVSLLLVISGCGTKSADTAAPAGDAAKEKIKVAFVYVGPVGDAGWSFAHDQGRKYLEEKIPEVESTIMESVPEGADSERVITQLAEKGNKIIFTTSFGYMDPTINVAKNYPDVTFMHNSGYKTADNVGTYFGRMYQARYLTGIVAGKTTKSNLIGYVAAMPIPEVIRGIDAFTLGVRSVNPDAKVKVVWTNTWYDPAMEKDAAKSLLTAGADVIAQHQDTPGPMQAAEEAGKYGIGYNMDMSKMAPKAVLTSAVWNWGPYYEKVVKSVMDKTWKSDQYWGPMSDGIVDIAPYGPMVSDETKQLVADAKAKIVSNKWDVFTGPIKDQTGAVKVPEGQVMSDQDMLSLDWFVEGVDGTIPK, from the coding sequence ATGAACTTAAAAAGAAAAAGTGCAGCTTTTATCACTTTGCTTGTATCATTGCTGTTAGTTATTTCTGGCTGTGGTACAAAGTCTGCAGATACTGCAGCTCCTGCTGGTGATGCAGCCAAAGAAAAAATTAAAGTCGCATTTGTTTACGTGGGACCTGTCGGTGATGCTGGCTGGAGCTTTGCTCACGACCAAGGCCGTAAATACTTAGAAGAAAAAATTCCTGAAGTTGAGTCAACGATAATGGAATCCGTTCCCGAAGGAGCAGATTCCGAGCGTGTTATTACTCAGCTTGCTGAAAAAGGCAATAAAATTATCTTCACAACCAGTTTTGGCTACATGGATCCAACCATCAATGTTGCCAAAAACTATCCTGATGTAACCTTTATGCATAACTCAGGTTATAAAACAGCGGATAATGTCGGAACATATTTTGGCCGCATGTATCAAGCCCGCTATCTGACAGGGATCGTGGCAGGCAAAACAACTAAAAGCAACCTGATTGGTTACGTTGCAGCTATGCCGATTCCTGAAGTTATCCGCGGTATTGATGCCTTTACCCTCGGGGTTCGTTCTGTCAATCCCGATGCAAAAGTAAAAGTAGTTTGGACTAATACTTGGTATGATCCTGCCATGGAAAAAGATGCTGCTAAGAGCCTGCTGACAGCGGGTGCAGACGTTATTGCACAGCACCAAGACACACCTGGACCTATGCAGGCTGCTGAAGAAGCCGGCAAATATGGTATCGGCTATAATATGGATATGTCCAAAATGGCACCTAAAGCAGTATTGACCTCTGCAGTTTGGAACTGGGGTCCTTACTACGAGAAAGTTGTAAAATCTGTTATGGATAAGACCTGGAAAAGTGATCAATACTGGGGTCCTATGAGCGATGGTATTGTTGATATTGCTCCTTACGGCCCTATGGTCTCCGATGAAACCAAGCAGCTCGTAGCTGATGCTAAAGCAAAAATTGTCAGCAACAAATGGGATGTCTTTACCGGACCTATTAAAGATCAGACCGGAGCTGTAAAAGTTCCTGAAGGTCAAGTTATGTCCGATCAAGATATGCTTTCACTTGACTGGTTTGTTGAAGGGGTAGACGGAACCATCCCCAAATAA
- a CDS encoding LUD domain-containing protein, producing the protein MTMDLRKDFVNYAKSLDAASEDKNIRTAISRAVTSYRNTVSETLERFPHTPALAEEVQEIKRGSMANLDSLLEQAMASVERNKGKAFYAKDHQAALELALGIIGKGKTVVKGKSMLGEELHLREYLEENGNEVWETDLGEFILQLRKERPMHILSPSIHVPREQVAEVFTKFFNKEVPPDIAEEVKVVKDFLREKYFTADVGISGANVVAADTGAMVIIENEGNVRLATGAPPVHIVMVGVEKLVPTFQDAMKVAEVTWRYAQYGVPGYVNIVSGPSKTGDIEKVTTYGAHGPKEFYVIFVDNGRKDMAQEETFSQALHCLRCGGCMYECPVFQVTAGHFGHTYMGGIGTVWTAFVAGGMEKAAPLAYSCLRCGRCVERCPMSINVPAMMGELRERIVYGKV; encoded by the coding sequence ATGACCATGGATTTAAGAAAGGACTTTGTGAATTATGCCAAGTCCCTAGATGCAGCAAGTGAGGATAAAAACATTCGAACCGCTATCTCAAGGGCGGTAACCTCTTATCGTAATACAGTTTCAGAAACGTTAGAACGCTTTCCCCACACACCTGCGCTGGCAGAGGAAGTTCAAGAAATCAAGCGCGGCTCTATGGCTAACTTAGACAGCTTATTAGAGCAGGCTATGGCTTCTGTGGAGCGCAATAAAGGAAAAGCATTTTACGCTAAGGACCATCAGGCTGCTCTTGAATTAGCTCTAGGTATCATTGGCAAAGGCAAAACCGTTGTCAAAGGGAAAAGCATGCTTGGCGAAGAATTGCACTTGCGGGAGTACTTGGAAGAGAATGGCAATGAGGTTTGGGAGACGGACTTGGGAGAGTTCATACTTCAATTGCGTAAGGAACGTCCCATGCATATTCTTTCCCCTTCAATTCATGTTCCCCGTGAACAGGTTGCCGAAGTTTTCACGAAGTTTTTCAATAAAGAAGTACCGCCTGATATTGCCGAAGAAGTTAAAGTAGTAAAGGATTTCCTGCGTGAAAAGTATTTTACAGCAGATGTCGGCATCAGCGGAGCGAATGTTGTAGCAGCAGATACCGGCGCCATGGTTATCATTGAGAACGAAGGAAATGTCCGTTTAGCTACAGGGGCGCCTCCGGTTCATATCGTTATGGTTGGTGTGGAAAAATTAGTACCCACCTTCCAGGATGCTATGAAAGTAGCAGAAGTTACCTGGCGTTATGCTCAATACGGAGTTCCCGGTTATGTTAATATTGTCAGCGGACCAAGCAAGACGGGAGATATTGAAAAAGTAACCACCTATGGGGCACACGGTCCCAAAGAATTCTATGTCATTTTTGTGGATAATGGACGAAAGGATATGGCTCAAGAGGAAACATTCAGCCAAGCCCTCCATTGTCTGCGCTGCGGAGGCTGTATGTACGAATGTCCGGTTTTTCAAGTGACAGCAGGTCATTTTGGGCACACCTACATGGGTGGCATAGGTACAGTTTGGACGGCTTTTGTAGCTGGAGGAATGGAAAAGGCAGCACCGCTGGCATACTCTTGCCTGCGCTGCGGCAGATGTGTTGAACGGTGCCCTATGAGTATTAATGTTCCCGCAATGATGGGTGAGCTTCGCGAGCGAATTGTCTACGGTAAAGTATAA
- a CDS encoding (Fe-S)-binding protein, with translation METKMPMVLDVISENIIKHGSPLALKGSEVASWAKDLKLPAKGELLFYTGGEYQMLPFIDSLVKTITHLDQGSKMFSMMMGARNILNKTGISPEKMYASVLAKDKERYNSVCFKAAKVLQGLGYEFCYSGNEELYSGALLYELGYMKDMKDYVKRVVDVIKKSGAKTIVCLSPHAAEVFKFIYPKMVEGFDFEIRTYVDLIWERRDKLSKISSGDSVVIHDSCRLARELGIHQELRDILVSVGAEVKEAPMNREWTSCCGGPIKMLFPELSHVIGGRRVVELKESGSEHILTSCPYCLSALEGGLAKGDSAVIEDLIEFLYRGVNA, from the coding sequence TTGGAAACGAAAATGCCAATGGTACTTGATGTGATAAGTGAAAATATTATTAAACATGGCAGTCCGCTGGCTTTAAAAGGTTCTGAGGTTGCCTCTTGGGCAAAGGATCTTAAATTGCCGGCAAAAGGAGAGCTGCTTTTTTACACAGGCGGGGAATATCAAATGCTGCCTTTTATTGATTCTTTGGTCAAGACCATTACTCATCTTGATCAGGGCAGCAAAATGTTTTCAATGATGATGGGCGCACGAAACATATTGAATAAAACTGGGATTAGCCCCGAGAAAATGTATGCTTCAGTTCTTGCAAAGGATAAGGAGAGGTATAACTCCGTTTGTTTTAAAGCAGCAAAAGTTCTTCAAGGATTAGGGTATGAGTTTTGTTATTCAGGGAACGAGGAACTGTACAGCGGGGCTTTGCTCTATGAATTAGGTTATATGAAAGATATGAAGGATTATGTTAAGCGAGTGGTTGATGTGATTAAGAAAAGCGGTGCCAAGACCATTGTCTGCTTATCTCCTCATGCTGCTGAAGTTTTTAAGTTTATTTATCCGAAAATGGTTGAGGGATTTGATTTTGAAATTCGCACTTATGTTGATCTCATTTGGGAGCGAAGAGATAAATTGAGCAAAATTTCCTCGGGAGATTCGGTAGTCATTCATGACTCATGTCGGCTGGCTCGTGAATTGGGTATTCATCAGGAATTAAGAGATATTTTGGTAAGCGTCGGGGCGGAGGTTAAAGAGGCGCCTATGAATCGAGAATGGACTTCGTGCTGCGGCGGGCCCATTAAAATGTTGTTCCCAGAGTTATCTCATGTTATTGGCGGCCGACGAGTCGTTGAATTGAAGGAAAGCGGCTCAGAACATATATTAACGTCTTGTCCCTATTGTTTGTCAGCTCTGGAAGGTGGACTAGCCAAAGGAGATTCGGCAGTCATTGAGGATTTAATCGAATTCCTATACAGGGGGGTTAATGCATGA
- a CDS encoding M23 family metallopeptidase has protein sequence MKDKYTIIFIPPDHSSTRQFQISRLGKKYLYLGLFVVSMIFIGLLAGNLYLNYYLRELQPTIDHITQLQSTIEERDREITDLNQKSTQINEDLTKITELEDKLSSILQIHPTSLSRGISSDTPNYILTKPAVLTPDQKIKSLGEHLSLLEGYYEAAVQQKERLDHTPNILPAEGEITSSFGYRKNPFGGWSNEFHNGIDIACYYGTPVLATADGVVTFAGRNPIYGLRIDIDHGNGVTTFYGHNSRLLVKEGDQVKRYDLIAYSGNSGRSTGAHLHYGTIVNGKNVDPLSFTIITKETQGNV, from the coding sequence ATGAAGGACAAATACACCATTATTTTTATTCCACCCGATCATTCGAGCACACGTCAGTTTCAGATCTCTAGGCTTGGAAAAAAGTATCTTTACCTTGGCTTGTTTGTAGTAAGTATGATATTTATTGGATTGCTTGCCGGGAATCTCTATTTAAACTATTATCTAAGAGAACTTCAACCTACCATTGATCACATTACTCAGCTTCAATCAACTATTGAAGAGCGGGATCGAGAAATCACCGACTTAAACCAAAAATCTACTCAAATAAATGAAGATCTAACAAAAATTACAGAGTTAGAAGACAAACTTTCTTCAATTTTACAAATACATCCGACTTCCCTCAGCCGTGGTATTAGCTCCGACACTCCCAACTATATATTGACCAAGCCTGCTGTCCTAACCCCTGACCAAAAAATCAAGAGTCTGGGAGAACATCTAAGTCTTTTAGAAGGATATTATGAAGCGGCTGTCCAGCAAAAGGAAAGACTTGACCACACGCCCAATATCTTGCCAGCAGAAGGAGAAATCACATCATCCTTCGGTTATCGCAAAAACCCCTTTGGTGGGTGGTCAAATGAATTTCACAATGGAATTGATATTGCCTGTTACTATGGAACCCCTGTTTTAGCCACAGCCGACGGAGTTGTCACTTTTGCCGGTCGGAACCCTATTTACGGACTTAGAATTGACATAGACCATGGTAATGGAGTAACCACCTTTTACGGACATAATTCCCGTCTTCTTGTTAAAGAGGGTGATCAAGTGAAGCGCTATGACCTTATCGCCTACAGTGGTAATTCCGGACGAAGTACTGGAGCTCATCTCCATTACGGAACCATTGTTAATGGAAAAAATGTTGATCCTTTATCGTTTACAATAATTACAAAGGAGACTCAAGGAAATGTTTAA
- a CDS encoding bactofilin family protein produces the protein MFKKLSTPQHSGDTTLIAAECQINGSISINGNARIDGNIEGTIQATGDLMIGATAYLKADIEAATVCIAGEVHGNIKTTDLLELNSTARLYGDISTRQFKVDQGAQFTGRSQLLEEPAPPLIVHETGKESRPAKESKKASSRA, from the coding sequence ATGTTTAAAAAGCTTTCGACCCCTCAACATAGCGGAGACACAACCCTCATTGCGGCAGAGTGTCAAATTAATGGCTCTATTTCCATTAATGGAAATGCAAGAATTGATGGTAATATTGAAGGAACGATTCAGGCAACCGGCGACTTGATGATTGGTGCAACTGCCTATTTAAAGGCAGATATTGAGGCTGCTACTGTATGTATTGCCGGAGAGGTCCATGGTAACATCAAAACAACGGATCTTCTGGAATTAAATTCCACAGCGCGTTTATATGGAGATATTAGCACAAGACAATTTAAGGTTGATCAAGGTGCCCAGTTTACGGGCAGAAGTCAACTCCTTGAAGAGCCGGCTCCCCCTCTCATTGTTCATGAAACCGGCAAAGAATCCCGCCCGGCCAAGGAATCCAAAAAAGCTTCATCACGAGCTTAA
- a CDS encoding 2-isopropylmalate synthase, which yields MRRLYVFDTTLRDGEQSLGITLNVKEKMEIGQQLVKLGVDIIEAGFPASSPGDMESVRTIAKELKGVIICGLTRAVAPDIDLCAEALRKAEYPRIHTGIGVSPVHMEKKLKLSPDQVVEQAVAAVKYAKKYVSDVEFYAEDAFRSDPMFLARVIESVISAGATVVNIPDTVGYASPWEYGELIGSVIKNVKNIDQAIVSVHCHNDLGMATANSLAGIKAGASQVEGTINGIGERAGNTSLEEVIMSIYTRRDGYGVESRVNTREISATSRLVSRITGVTVPDHKAIVGANAFNHASGIHQDGVLKDRETYEIIQPETIGVAQNIISLTARSGRHALKHRLEELGYQVEGAQLDDIYQRFLQLADLKKEVFDQDLYVLMGDSGSAAQGIVLQSMSITTNGIEMATATVTLEIEGKPLTDAACGNGPVNALFNTIDRITGNRATLEDYTLKSVTRSSEALGEATVKLRYEDGRLVVGKGFSTDIIEASAKAYINALEK from the coding sequence ATGCGTCGATTATATGTATTTGACACCACTCTCAGAGATGGGGAGCAATCCTTGGGGATTACACTAAATGTCAAGGAAAAAATGGAGATAGGCCAACAACTAGTTAAACTGGGTGTCGATATTATTGAAGCAGGCTTTCCGGCATCATCTCCCGGAGATATGGAATCCGTCCGAACCATTGCTAAAGAACTCAAAGGAGTGATAATCTGTGGGTTAACAAGAGCGGTGGCGCCGGATATTGATCTTTGTGCTGAGGCCCTGCGCAAAGCAGAATATCCACGAATCCATACGGGCATAGGGGTATCCCCTGTGCACATGGAAAAGAAATTGAAACTAAGTCCGGATCAAGTGGTGGAACAGGCAGTTGCGGCTGTTAAATATGCCAAAAAGTATGTTAGTGATGTTGAGTTTTATGCAGAGGATGCTTTTCGAAGTGATCCCATGTTCTTGGCGAGAGTCATTGAAAGCGTGATATCTGCAGGGGCTACTGTAGTTAATATTCCCGATACCGTGGGCTATGCCAGTCCTTGGGAATATGGAGAACTGATTGGATCAGTAATTAAGAATGTAAAAAATATTGATCAGGCCATTGTGAGTGTCCACTGCCATAATGATCTAGGAATGGCCACAGCAAACTCTTTGGCAGGCATCAAAGCTGGAGCAAGTCAAGTAGAAGGAACTATCAATGGTATCGGCGAACGAGCCGGGAATACTTCTCTCGAAGAGGTGATTATGTCAATCTATACTCGTCGTGACGGTTATGGGGTGGAAAGTCGTGTAAACACCCGTGAGATATCGGCAACCAGCAGGCTGGTTTCCAGAATAACGGGAGTGACGGTACCGGATCACAAAGCTATTGTCGGAGCTAATGCCTTTAATCATGCCTCGGGTATTCATCAAGATGGAGTTCTTAAGGACCGGGAGACTTATGAAATTATTCAGCCTGAAACCATTGGGGTGGCTCAAAATATTATAAGCCTTACCGCCAGGTCCGGGAGACATGCCTTGAAGCATCGTTTAGAGGAATTGGGATACCAGGTAGAAGGAGCTCAGCTGGATGACATTTATCAACGGTTTTTGCAATTGGCAGATTTGAAGAAAGAAGTTTTTGACCAGGATCTCTATGTTTTGATGGGAGATTCGGGAAGTGCAGCTCAGGGGATCGTATTACAGAGTATGTCCATTACAACCAATGGCATTGAAATGGCAACGGCTACTGTGACCTTGGAGATTGAAGGAAAACCCTTGACGGATGCCGCCTGCGGTAATGGTCCAGTGAATGCTCTATTTAACACTATTGACCGGATAACAGGAAACCGAGCAACCCTTGAGGATTATACTCTTAAATCAGTGACTCGAAGCAGCGAGGCATTGGGAGAAGCTACGGTCAAATTGCGTTATGAGGATGGCCGCCTCGTTGTGGGCAAAGGCTTTTCCACGGATATTATTGAAGCATCGGCTAAAGCTTATATTAATGCTTTGGAAAAGTAA
- a CDS encoding MFS transporter, producing MLDAIKTSQNYRWYVLATVAIGTFMATLDSSIVNVALPTISGQFHSDLTTLQWVVSAYLLTITSLLPVFGRIADMFGRKKIYTLGFVMFTMGSVLCGFAQNIWFLVGTRVLQAVGASMLMSNSAAIITAIFPPKERGRALGFTGSVVALGSLTGPALGGLLIGFTSWRAIFFINLPIGIIGYFAACFILPKDLPSKDNESFDFTGAFAFTFGMIFLLLGITNGESWGWLSVPVLASLVLGIVSLVGFVFTERRVQHPMIDLSLFRNRPFLIGNLSGGLSFVAMFANNMLLPFYLQGILHYKPTQVGLMLMVFPMVMVFVAPVSGHASDKFGPIILTTSGLAISSLGLFYFSTLPATASFIRIIPGPILMGLGSGMFQSPNNSSVMSSVPPQKLSIAGGINSLVRNLGMVIGIAFSVSLFDVWGGVTLPQPSQVQGFMSAYHSVMLVAMGIAFVAALISYNRKSYAKSN from the coding sequence ATGTTGGATGCAATTAAAACGTCACAAAATTATCGCTGGTATGTCCTAGCGACTGTAGCAATTGGAACGTTTATGGCCACTTTAGACAGCAGTATTGTAAACGTAGCATTGCCTACCATATCCGGTCAGTTTCATTCAGATCTTACGACTCTGCAATGGGTGGTAAGTGCCTATCTTTTGACGATTACCAGTCTATTGCCGGTTTTTGGTAGGATTGCTGACATGTTCGGACGTAAAAAAATCTATACTCTTGGATTTGTCATGTTTACCATGGGGTCGGTTTTATGCGGTTTCGCCCAAAATATATGGTTCCTTGTTGGGACTAGAGTGTTGCAAGCTGTGGGAGCATCTATGTTAATGTCTAACAGCGCTGCGATTATTACAGCCATTTTCCCGCCGAAGGAACGGGGCAGAGCTCTTGGGTTTACCGGGAGCGTTGTAGCCCTAGGATCACTGACTGGGCCGGCGCTGGGGGGATTATTGATTGGTTTCACGAGTTGGCGCGCAATCTTTTTTATCAATCTTCCCATCGGCATAATAGGGTATTTTGCTGCTTGCTTTATTTTACCTAAAGATTTACCGAGCAAAGATAACGAGAGTTTCGATTTCACTGGGGCCTTTGCCTTTACATTTGGGATGATTTTCCTGCTTTTAGGGATTACCAACGGTGAATCTTGGGGATGGTTAAGCGTTCCTGTTTTGGCTTCTTTAGTCTTAGGTATAGTATCTTTGGTGGGGTTCGTTTTCACTGAACGCAGAGTACAGCATCCTATGATTGATTTATCACTTTTTCGCAACCGTCCCTTCTTAATAGGGAATCTTTCAGGAGGGCTCTCATTTGTTGCGATGTTTGCCAATAACATGCTCCTGCCTTTTTATTTGCAGGGGATACTTCATTATAAACCTACTCAGGTTGGCTTAATGTTAATGGTCTTTCCAATGGTCATGGTATTTGTTGCTCCTGTCAGTGGACATGCTTCTGACAAATTTGGACCGATCATCCTTACAACCAGTGGTTTGGCCATTTCTTCATTGGGCTTATTCTATTTTTCTACTCTCCCGGCCACAGCCAGTTTTATTAGAATTATTCCCGGTCCCATCTTAATGGGTTTGGGATCAGGGATGTTTCAGTCTCCCAATAACAGCAGTGTCATGAGTTCTGTGCCTCCCCAAAAGCTGAGTATCGCAGGAGGAATTAATAGCTTGGTACGAAACTTAGGAATGGTTATCGGGATAGCGTTCTCCGTCTCTCTGTTTGATGTCTGGGGTGGTGTTACCTTGCCACAGCCTAGCCAAGTGCAAGGCTTTATGTCGGCATACCATTCAGTGATGTTAGTGGCAATGGGTATTGCATTTGTTGCAGCACTCATATCCTATAATCGAAAAAGTTATGCAAAATCGAATTAA
- a CDS encoding efflux RND transporter periplasmic adaptor subunit, translating to MGIAKERIKLTPKLFRFPKVKKRKYLMFGTIILLVIISAVIIKSMPLTVNVITLQPKDFTKGFTEEGEVIAAQEWPIYNSVAGKLESLNVKNGDSVKKGQVLFEINTTDLNYQSEELKAQIQSLEGQRLQSSQQPYEAQIAQQKLLIQQAEKDVETEQSNAARMKALYDAGSISMVQYQDAQAAYERANNLLEQQKSGLDLIYEQHQVSQGTELYYENQKKALQTQIEQLEDEIAKAKIVAKQDGVIKDLVLKEGSLVPMGEQVMTIFSNQGYKLESYVLASDALDVKAGSPVQLIQSTSTGNKILAGRVDTLDVAAVEKVSPLGLKENRVKVTISLTEPSPQVVLGSTLDVEFTTVKASNQLMVPKTALFPYQEGYAVWIIQDGKAKIRPVIKGLENDSEVIIEEGLAKDDVILLDPNLQGLKEGKPVKAIL from the coding sequence ATGGGCATTGCCAAAGAAAGGATAAAACTAACTCCAAAATTGTTTCGATTTCCTAAGGTTAAAAAACGAAAGTATCTAATGTTCGGAACAATTATACTTTTGGTCATTATTTCAGCCGTCATCATTAAGTCAATGCCTTTGACGGTTAACGTTATCACCTTGCAGCCTAAAGACTTTACGAAAGGATTCACAGAAGAAGGTGAGGTCATAGCTGCCCAAGAGTGGCCCATCTATAATTCTGTTGCAGGTAAACTGGAATCCTTAAACGTAAAAAATGGAGACAGTGTCAAGAAGGGGCAGGTGCTTTTCGAAATAAATACAACAGACTTAAATTACCAATCAGAAGAACTTAAAGCTCAGATCCAAAGCTTGGAAGGTCAACGTTTACAAAGCAGCCAACAACCCTATGAGGCGCAAATTGCTCAGCAAAAACTGCTTATACAGCAAGCGGAAAAGGATGTTGAGACAGAGCAGTCAAATGCAGCTCGAATGAAAGCTCTGTATGATGCCGGATCTATCTCAATGGTTCAATATCAAGACGCTCAGGCAGCCTATGAAAGAGCAAACAATCTTTTAGAACAACAGAAGTCTGGTTTAGATCTGATATATGAGCAACATCAGGTTTCTCAAGGAACTGAATTGTACTATGAGAATCAGAAAAAGGCCCTTCAAACCCAGATCGAGCAATTGGAAGATGAAATTGCTAAAGCCAAAATTGTTGCTAAACAAGATGGAGTTATTAAAGATCTGGTTCTCAAAGAAGGTAGTCTAGTTCCTATGGGTGAACAAGTAATGACGATTTTCTCAAATCAAGGCTATAAATTAGAGAGTTACGTTTTGGCCAGTGATGCATTGGATGTCAAAGCAGGCAGTCCGGTTCAGCTGATTCAGTCCACCAGTACGGGCAATAAGATTCTAGCGGGCAGGGTTGATACCCTGGATGTGGCAGCTGTTGAGAAGGTCTCTCCTCTGGGACTTAAGGAAAATCGTGTTAAAGTTACGATTTCCCTTACTGAGCCATCTCCTCAAGTTGTCCTAGGCAGTACCTTAGATGTAGAATTCACCACAGTTAAAGCGTCCAATCAGCTTATGGTTCCCAAAACAGCCCTCTTTCCCTATCAAGAAGGATATGCTGTATGGATAATTCAAGATGGCAAGGCGAAGATCCGGCCTGTTATAAAGGGGCTGGAAAACGACAGCGAGGTTATTATTGAAGAAGGCCTGGCCAAAGACGATGTTATTCTGCTTGATCCCAACTTACAAGGCCTAAAAGAAGGAAAACCTGTCAAAGCGATACTCTGA